In the Atribacterota bacterium genome, one interval contains:
- a CDS encoding sodium ion-translocating decarboxylase subunit beta, translating to MNLIQSLFEMTKISGFAGLNLESVIMLIVGGILLYFAIVKKYEPLLLLPIAFGAILVNLPFTGLMEEGGFLNILSFGIRHELFPILIFMGIGAMTDFGPLLANPITFILGAAAQFGVFIAVIGAVLIGFDIREAAAIGIIGGADGPTSIYLASKMAPKILGAIAVAAYSYMSLVPLIQPPIMKMFTTKEQRKIVMKQLRPVSKTEKILFPIICTIFVGLILPATVPIIGIMMLGNLFRESMVVNRLSNTTQNELINIVTIFLGTCVGATMQAEYFLTVETIKIISLGLIAFAFSTFGGVMFGQLLYKISGGKINPLIGAAGVSAVPMAARVAQTVGQQANPRNFLLMHAMGPNVAGVIGTAVAAGIMLTLLQ from the coding sequence ATGAATCTTATTCAATCTCTTTTTGAAATGACCAAAATATCAGGTTTTGCTGGTTTAAACCTGGAAAGCGTAATAATGTTAATAGTAGGGGGAATTCTGCTTTATTTTGCCATAGTAAAAAAATATGAACCATTATTACTGCTACCAATTGCCTTTGGTGCAATTCTGGTAAACCTACCTTTTACTGGATTAATGGAAGAGGGAGGCTTTTTAAATATACTTTCTTTTGGTATACGTCATGAACTATTTCCCATATTAATTTTTATGGGGATAGGTGCTATGACTGATTTTGGACCATTGTTAGCGAATCCGATAACCTTTATCTTAGGAGCAGCTGCCCAATTTGGTGTTTTTATTGCTGTCATCGGTGCAGTTTTAATAGGTTTTGATATAAGAGAGGCAGCGGCAATTGGTATAATCGGGGGTGCTGATGGGCCTACTTCAATTTATTTAGCTTCTAAGATGGCTCCGAAAATCTTAGGGGCAATTGCAGTTGCTGCCTATTCCTATATGTCTTTAGTGCCCTTAATCCAGCCTCCTATAATGAAGATGTTCACTACCAAGGAGCAGAGAAAAATTGTTATGAAACAATTGCGTCCAGTATCTAAAACAGAAAAAATTCTTTTTCCTATTATTTGTACTATCTTTGTCGGTTTAATATTACCAGCTACTGTTCCAATTATAGGTATTATGATGCTGGGTAATTTGTTCAGGGAAAGTATGGTGGTTAATCGTCTATCCAATACCACACAAAATGAGCTTATCAATATAGTTACTATTTTTCTGGGAACCTGCGTTGGAGCAACTATGCAGGCAGAATATTTTCTGACTGTCGAGACAATAAAGATTATTTCTTTAGGTTTAATTGCCTTCGCTTTTAGTACCTTCGGGGGAGTAATGTTCGGACAGCTATTATATAAAATATCCGGCGGTAAGATTAATCCTTTAATTGGAGCAGCCGGAGTATCTGCAGTACCTATGGCAGCCAGAGTTGCTCAAACAGTAGGTCAGCAGGCTAATCCCAGAAATTTTCTACTGATGCATGCTATGGGTCCTAATGTTGCCGGAGTAATTGGTACGGCAGTAGCGGCTGGAATTATGCTAACACTATTGCAATAA